The DNA segment CAATGTACCTCTCGATGACAATCAGACAATCACTGACGATACGAGGATCCGTGCGGCTATTCCGACGATCAAGTACTTGATCGAGAATGGTGCTAAAGTCATCCTGTCCACTCATCTGGTAATATTCCGAACCAGTGGAACCGAACtgaaatttttggttttggttcggttatGAGTTCGGTTTAGTTCCGGTTACGGTTTTTGGttggttttcggttcggtttttgatttttgagaaaaaaattaaccaaaattaaCCGAAAGTACCAAATCAAATTAGCCTAACTTAACCAAAAATATccagtttttttaaaaattgtaccAAATTATTATCGAAAATTCGGTTATTttcgaaataaaataaaaaccagAAACCGAACCAATTTTTTCGGTTCACTTCGGTGATATTATGATCAAACGGAATAAACCGGAACCGAAAATATCTGAACCGAATAAACCGACACAGCTGGCCTAGATTATTCAGACACACTCCAAAACATTTTGAAAGGTTCTCCTTTGTCTGATTTAAAGTTTGAACATTTCGATCGTTTCAGGGAAGGCCAAAGGGAGTGACACCGAAGTTTAGTTTGGCTCCTCTTGTCCCTAGGCTATCTGAGCTTCTTGGTATTGAGGTATCCATGCTTTATGCCAATCAGATCGCTTGAGAGCTTTTCTGAGGGTTGAGTTTCTTACAGGTCAAGAAAGCTGACGACTGTATCGGTCCTGAAGTTGAGAGCTTGGTGGCTTCACTACCTGAAGGTGGAGTTTTGCTTCTTGAGAACGTCAGGTTCTacaaggaagaagagaagaacgATCCTGAGTTCGCTAAGAAGCTTGCTTCCTTAGCTGACCTCTATGTCAACGATGCTTTTGGAACTGCTCATAGAGCTCATGCTTCCACTGAGGGAGTCACAAAGTTCTTGAAGCCTTCTGTTGCTGGTTTCCTTCTCCAAAAGGTTATTATCTTGATTGTTGATTCAGCATTAAGGCCCTTGTTAGTGAATGTTTTTTGTTTACTCTCTATATTTTTACAGGAGCTTGATTACCTTGTGGGAGCTGTTTCAAGCCCAAAGAGGCCGTTTGCAGCCATAGTTGGTGGTTCCAAGGTCTCCTCCAAGATTGGAGTTATTGAATCGCTTCTTGAGAAGTGTGACATTCTTCTTCTTGGTGGTGGAATGATCTTTACATTCTACAAGGCACAGGGTCTTTCTGTTGGATCGTCCCTTGTTGAAGAAGATAAACTTGAGTTGGCTACTTCACTCCTTGCCAAAGCTAAGGCTAAAGGAGTCTCTCTTTTGTTGCCAACCGATGTTGTGGTTGCTGACAAGTTCGCTCCTGATGCCAACAGCaaggtctctctctctatctctcaaCAGAAAGGTTTGCTAGAGCTTTGTGTTCTGAGTAAAAGTATGTGATGTGGATGTTTTGTAGGTTGTGTCTGCATCAGGGATTGAGGATGGATGGATGGGATTGGACATTGGTCCAGACTCGATAAAAACATTCAACGAAGCTTTGGACACAACACAGACAGTGATTTGGAATGGACCTATGGGAGTGTTCGAGATGGAGAAGTTTGCTGCTGGAACAGAGGTAAGTAAATGATTCCTCGTAAAAGCAAGAACATGTTGTTAAGTTTGGTGAGTGTGGTTTTGTTGCAGGCGATTGCTAATAAACTAGCAGAGCTAAGTGAGAAAGGAGTGACAACTATAATAGGAGGAGGAGACTCAGTGGCTGCAGTGGAGAAAGTGGGAGTTGCAGGAGTCATGAGTCACATCTCCACTGGTGGTGGA comes from the Brassica rapa cultivar Chiifu-401-42 chromosome A01, CAAS_Brap_v3.01, whole genome shotgun sequence genome and includes:
- the LOC103849710 gene encoding phosphoglycerate kinase 1, chloroplastic; its protein translation is MASVAASPTFSLLKSTTGATYSAATRARASLLPIPSKSISTRPLGFSAVLDSRFTVHVASKVQSFRGKGTRGVVSMAKKSVGDLTSADLKGKKVFVRADLNVPLDDNQTITDDTRIRAAIPTIKYLIENGAKVILSTHLGRPKGVTPKFSLAPLVPRLSELLGIEVKKADDCIGPEVESLVASLPEGGVLLLENVRFYKEEEKNDPEFAKKLASLADLYVNDAFGTAHRAHASTEGVTKFLKPSVAGFLLQKELDYLVGAVSSPKRPFAAIVGGSKVSSKIGVIESLLEKCDILLLGGGMIFTFYKAQGLSVGSSLVEEDKLELATSLLAKAKAKGVSLLLPTDVVVADKFAPDANSKVVSASGIEDGWMGLDIGPDSIKTFNEALDTTQTVIWNGPMGVFEMEKFAAGTEAIANKLAELSEKGVTTIIGGGDSVAAVEKVGVAGVMSHISTGGGASLELLEGKVLPGVIALDEAIAVTV